CCCCGACTTTTAGTTGTGAAGATTTGCAGCCATCCGAAATTGGTCTTGTGCAGGAGCTATACATGTCAAGCGCTCCGGTCGTCTTGTGGGACGGGAAAGAGCATGATCCTCTTTATATCGAGCATTCCTATCATGAAGGCATACTGCCGGAAGGCGGCGTGAAGGAACAGTTTCGGATTCAGACTATCAGGCTGAAAACAACGGAGGAAATCGTTGGCTTCCTCAGCGTGTATCATAGCTACCCTCATCCGGATTCGCTGTATTTGGCGATGATGTGCATTAGCGGGGACTTCCAGAATCAAGGCTACGGCCAGGAAGTCATGAAGCATTTTCTGCTGGAGATCGGTCTGCTTGGTTATTCCGAAGTCAGGGTTAACGTCTCTCTGCGCAATTGGGCTGGACTACGTTTTTGGACGAAGTCCGGGTTCAACCGCATCAGCGGTATTTTTGGCGATAAGGAGTTCGCTGAGGGCAAATTTGCGGACATCGAGCTGATTAATCGCTGGTAACTGTGAATTTTTAGATGTCATTGTGTAATAATGATAACTATGTTAAGATTATAATTATTCTAAATTATAATCATTCTAAATAAGCTTGAGCACGGCGCATCGGATAATGAAACACAAGGAAAGGCGGGTGAGCTTTATCATGATCGAAGAACAAATGGAAACGATCAACCGTCAGTTAAGAACAAAAGGCTACAAATTAACGCCGCAGCGCGCAGCGACCGTTCGCGTATTGCTGGAGAACGAAAAGGATCATCTCAGCGCGGAGGATGTTTACATGCTGCTGAAGCGCAGCAATCCGGATATCGGTCTGGCAACGGTCTATCGTTCGCTGGAGCTGCTGAGCGAGCTGCATATCGTCGAGAAAGTGAATTTCGGCGACGGCGCAACGCGTTACGATTTGCGGAGCAACGATCAGGAGCATCACCATCATCATCTGATTTGTACCGAATGCGGTACGGTCGAGGAGATCATGGATGACTGGCTGCTTCCGATGGAGAATCGGATTGCGAAGGAATTTGGATTCAAGGTATTGGACCATCGCCTTGATTTCCACGGAATCTGCAAAGCCTGCAAAAGCAAAGCAACGGATAACGACCATAAAGCCGTATCTTAACATAATAAGGAGCCTTGGATCAGGATGGATCCAATGGCTCCTTTGTTGTTGAAAAGGCTTAGCTGCACGGTTTGCCGTTTATGTAATAGTTGTCTTCCCGGTACGTACGGAAAGCGACCTCTACTTCAGCGATGCCGATCCGGGCGAGATGCGCGGTAACAGCTTGGGCGAATCGGTCACGGACCGCTTGTCCGCGCTCGAACCAGCCTACCTCAACGAACGGATACGATAGTCCTTCCGCAAGGCCGCCAAAGATGGCCGTCGTATGAAGGCATTCCATCGTGAAGTTATCCGTGCCGCATTCGCAAATGGAGGCCAGATCTTCGGCCAGCGCCAGGCTAACCGTTGTCAGACGATCTGCGGGTACCCCGCGAAACAAAAGCTGTGGCATATGCCACCTCCTTAAAGTAATGTAAAGCATTTGCTTTCATCAAGATGCACTATCCATTAGATTACCTTGACCCGGCCTTATATTGCAACGGACGCATCCTGACTGGACGCTTGCGAAAGCCGATGCTCTTGCGTTATCGTAGGAAACAAGAGCAAAACGAAAGCCCCCTTTGGATAAGGGAGCCTTCATCGAAAGAGCATCAGCTGTACTTCTGCCAAATATTGCTGAGGGCAAGAAGAGGCCAAATATAGTTGTTGCTGGCATAATGGGCGTAAACGCTGCCTGGGAGAGCACCGCCGGTCGGATACGTATAAGTCCAGTCATGGCGGTCAAGGGACTGCAGAAGAGCATCAACGCCACGTTCTAAAGCGGGAGTAGGCTTAGGCAAAGCTGCGGTCAGCCCATCCAGCGCCCATGCCGTCTGGGATGGCGTGCTGAAATTTAAGGGAACGTAACGTCTGACTTTATCGCTGATACAGGATTCGCCCCAGCCGCCGTCTTCATTTTGGACCTGTAGCAGCCAATCGACGCCCTTCTTGACGGCCGGATGATCCTCCGCAATGCCTACGGCCGTCAGCCCTTGAAGCGCGGCACTTGTACCGTGTACATAAGTAATGCCCCAGCGCCCGTACCAGCTTCCGTTGCTTTCCTGTTGGGACAGGACCCAGCGCAGGGTGGATTCGATCCAGCTGTTGCCGGCGTTCATGCCAAGCTCTTGGCCAAGAAACTGCAGCGTACGCGAAGTAAGGTCGACGGTCGACGGATCAACCGCGATATCCTTGGCTCCCTCAAAATTAAAAAAAGTAATCGGCAGGCGCGAGCCCTGCCGCTCAAACGCCGGCCAGCCGCCGTTATCGTTGCGCATGGTCAGCACCCAGTTCAGTCCGCGCTGCCAGTCCGCTTGCAGCTCCGGCGTGCGGGAGCTGTAGGGCTGGATGGCGCGAAGGGCGGCGGTCGTATCATCCACATCCGGATAAAGGGTGTTTACGTTAGAGAAGCCCCAGCCGCCGGCTGGCGTGCCGGGATTACGGATTGCCCAGTCCCCAAGCTGGGTCTGCTGTCTTTGGCGCAGATAGGCGCCGGCATTCTCCAGTGCGGTTGAGGTAGGATTTACTCCGGC
This region of Paenibacillus sp. JDR-2 genomic DNA includes:
- a CDS encoding Fur family transcriptional regulator; this translates as MEEQMETINRQLRTKGYKLTPQRAATVRVLLENEKDHLSAEDVYMLLKRSNPDIGLATVYRSLELLSELHIVEKVNFGDGATRYDLRSNDQEHHHHHLICTECGTVEEIMDDWLLPMENRIAKEFGFKVLDHRLDFHGICKACKSKATDNDHKAVS
- a CDS encoding DUF1904 family protein; this translates as MPQLLFRGVPADRLTTVSLALAEDLASICECGTDNFTMECLHTTAIFGGLAEGLSYPFVEVGWFERGQAVRDRFAQAVTAHLARIGIAEVEVAFRTYREDNYYINGKPCS
- a CDS encoding GNAT family N-acetyltransferase, encoding MSSAPVVLWDGKEHDPLYIEHSYHEGILPEGGVKEQFRIQTIRLKTTEEIVGFLSVYHSYPHPDSLYLAMMCISGDFQNQGYGQEVMKHFLLEIGLLGYSEVRVNVSLRNWAGLRFWTKSGFNRISGIFGDKEFAEGKFADIELINRW